One part of the Bacteroidia bacterium genome encodes these proteins:
- a CDS encoding OmpA family protein has translation MEILRPISFLLLGAIGLSSCVWKPSYDRQSFLADSLRYELAREKKQRIELQQYEEELYYRYVEKSIQKENQEVRPRKQVDQGLDLPDVNTLPPPSKVNTPQGPSRGEETESSSSEEDNDLRDLNEMIAFPNMRVRPSGNSKIIDIPQGAFFAPGSSDLTEKAKEYLSVFAKEMAGREDYVIDIEGHTDNTEESKEEGIMDRWDLSAIRATRVLRELVKQGVSPHRVIASGRGQFKPRVPNEPSSNKIKNRRIEIRITPLRPNP, from the coding sequence ATGGAGATACTACGTCCCATTTCCTTCCTTCTGCTCGGGGCAATTGGCTTGAGTTCCTGTGTATGGAAACCAAGTTATGACCGACAAAGTTTTCTGGCGGACTCACTTCGATACGAATTAGCTAGAGAAAAGAAGCAAAGGATCGAGCTACAACAGTATGAAGAGGAACTGTATTATCGCTATGTAGAAAAAAGTATTCAGAAAGAAAATCAAGAGGTCCGGCCGAGGAAACAAGTGGATCAAGGATTGGATTTGCCAGATGTGAATACCTTACCTCCGCCAAGCAAGGTAAATACTCCACAAGGTCCGAGTAGGGGAGAAGAAACGGAAAGTTCGTCCTCTGAGGAAGATAACGACCTGCGCGATCTCAATGAAATGATCGCTTTCCCCAATATGAGAGTAAGACCCAGTGGAAACAGTAAGATCATAGATATTCCTCAGGGCGCATTTTTTGCTCCAGGAAGTTCAGATTTGACGGAAAAGGCGAAGGAATACCTGTCTGTCTTTGCAAAAGAAATGGCAGGAAGAGAAGACTATGTGATTGACATTGAGGGCCATACAGATAATACAGAAGAAAGCAAGGAAGAAGGCATCATGGATCGTTGGGATCTGAGTGCTATAAGGGCTACCCGGGTATTGCGAGAATTGGTCAAACAAGGAGTTTCTCCTCACAGAGTGATTGCTTCAGGGAGGGGACAGTTTAAACCTCGGGTTCCCAATGAACCTTCCAGCAATAAAATAAAGAATAGAAGAATAGAAATACGGATTACTCCTTTGCGTCCAAATCCCTAA
- a CDS encoding MMPL family transporter produces the protein MNPVWQAIARFIIRKRIPILIVLGILVAYMWSVRATELVQRVADIILSDEAELEGYNKLKEHFGDDATVMVVSLDGDIFEYERFSALYDLTEELEQIDGVENVISLTKLYDIVKDTARRGFALKPIVATRPSSQTEVDSIAQRIRELFFYEGLILNDSTQTSLLAVSFNGELLDTDFKIPLFHNTKEPILRYAEKFNIEPRFAGMPVLRVNMHENVKRELFLFLALALIVTAISLLLFFRSFYNMVFPLLVVGSVIIFSVGLIGLFGYKMSLITGIIPALITVISIPNCVYLVTKYHIEFKRTGNKLKSLILVIEKIGIVTVMTNATTAVGLGVLAFTDIKPLQEFGVVAGLSVVAAFFISLLLIPIVFSFLPPPTEMQTKHLERRSLGFIIKSLKNIVDNHRSLVYVVTAILVVFSLWGMSRVQPISYIADDVPEDSKILQDLRYIENRFNGTMPFEILIDTKKKNGVIRRRNLQLISQLQDSLSKYDDLSRSISVADFSKFFNQAFFEGNPIFYELPSRHQYPMIRDYVRKTDVFDNEALSKSLTDDDLQLTRVSASVRDIGSLEMKRLADSVRKDVAAIFDEEQYDTYVTGTSQIFIKANEALIENLLWSLLLAFIVIAIIMGLLFKSLRMVLISLVPNILPLLMVAGVMGFTGIHLKPSTALVFGVAFGIAVDDSIHFLARFRLARKLGDSVRGAVRNSFQDTGVSMIYTSIILFFGFVSFTASDFGGTKSLGLLTSMTLGIAMFSNLLILPSLLITFSQEEKQDPEAELEPFFS, from the coding sequence ATGAACCCCGTTTGGCAGGCCATTGCACGTTTTATCATTCGAAAGCGAATACCTATCCTTATTGTGCTGGGGATCCTGGTCGCCTATATGTGGTCAGTGCGTGCCACAGAATTGGTTCAACGGGTCGCAGATATTATTCTTTCCGACGAAGCCGAACTGGAGGGCTACAATAAACTCAAAGAACATTTTGGTGATGATGCTACTGTCATGGTAGTAAGTCTGGATGGAGACATCTTTGAATACGAAAGGTTTTCAGCTCTCTATGATCTGACTGAAGAGTTGGAGCAGATAGATGGAGTGGAAAATGTGATCAGCCTCACCAAATTGTATGATATTGTAAAGGATACTGCTCGTCGGGGTTTTGCGCTAAAACCCATTGTTGCCACTCGACCTTCCTCCCAAACAGAAGTTGATAGCATCGCCCAACGGATTCGGGAATTATTCTTTTATGAGGGACTGATTCTCAATGACAGTACCCAAACAAGTTTGCTGGCAGTCTCTTTTAATGGAGAGTTGCTGGATACGGATTTTAAGATTCCCCTTTTCCACAATACAAAGGAACCCATTCTCAGGTATGCTGAGAAGTTTAATATAGAACCTCGTTTTGCAGGCATGCCGGTCCTTCGGGTCAATATGCATGAAAATGTAAAGCGAGAACTCTTCCTGTTTCTTGCGCTGGCATTGATCGTGACAGCCATAAGCCTTCTTCTATTTTTTCGCTCCTTTTATAATATGGTCTTTCCGCTTTTAGTAGTGGGAAGTGTAATTATATTTTCAGTGGGACTCATCGGTTTGTTTGGCTATAAAATGAGCCTGATTACCGGCATCATTCCCGCCCTGATTACCGTGATCAGCATTCCAAACTGCGTGTATCTGGTTACCAAATACCATATAGAATTTAAGCGGACCGGGAATAAATTGAAATCCCTGATCCTGGTGATAGAGAAGATCGGCATTGTTACGGTTATGACCAATGCCACAACCGCCGTAGGGCTTGGGGTATTGGCATTTACAGATATAAAACCCTTGCAGGAGTTTGGAGTGGTTGCGGGACTGAGTGTGGTCGCAGCCTTTTTCATTTCACTTCTCCTGATTCCAATAGTGTTTAGCTTCCTTCCCCCTCCGACTGAAATGCAGACCAAGCATTTGGAAAGGCGGTCTCTGGGATTTATCATAAAAAGTCTCAAGAATATTGTAGACAATCACAGATCCCTGGTTTATGTAGTAACTGCAATTTTGGTCGTGTTTTCTTTATGGGGAATGAGTCGGGTACAACCGATTTCCTATATCGCTGATGATGTGCCTGAGGACAGCAAGATCCTGCAAGATTTACGCTATATAGAAAACCGCTTCAATGGAACCATGCCTTTCGAAATCCTCATTGACACCAAGAAGAAAAACGGGGTGATCAGAAGGCGGAATTTGCAATTGATTTCTCAACTGCAGGACAGCCTGTCAAAATACGATGACCTTTCCCGAAGTATAAGCGTAGCGGATTTCTCCAAATTCTTCAATCAGGCCTTTTTCGAAGGCAATCCCATTTTCTACGAACTTCCCAGCAGACATCAATATCCGATGATCCGGGACTATGTGAGAAAGACAGATGTGTTTGATAATGAAGCCTTATCCAAAAGCCTGACGGATGATGATTTGCAACTTACCCGCGTGTCAGCTTCTGTTAGAGATATTGGCTCTTTGGAAATGAAACGTCTGGCAGATTCGGTTCGAAAGGATGTTGCGGCCATATTTGATGAGGAACAATATGATACCTATGTAACCGGTACTTCCCAAATCTTTATCAAGGCAAATGAGGCGCTGATCGAAAATCTATTATGGAGTTTGCTGCTTGCCTTCATTGTGATAGCCATCATCATGGGACTTCTATTCAAGTCTCTACGCATGGTTCTGATAAGTCTGGTTCCCAATATACTCCCATTGCTCATGGTAGCCGGAGTTATGGGCTTCACGGGCATTCACCTCAAACCCTCAACCGCCCTGGTATTTGGGGTAGCATTCGGAATAGCAGTTGATGATTCGATACATTTTCTGGCAAGATTCAGGCTTGCACGGAAATTGGGAGATAGTGTTAGAGGGGCTGTTCGAAACTCTTTCCAGGATACGGGAGTTAGTATGATCTATACCTCTATTATCTTATTCTTTGGCTTTGTATCTTTTACCGCCTCAGATTTTGGAGGGACCAAATCTCTGGGACTATTGACGTCAATGACCCTGGGGATCGCCATGTTTAGCAATCTGTTGATCTTGCCTTCTTTGTTGATCACCTTTTCACAAGAAGAGAAACAAGATCCTGAGGCAGAACTTGAACCCTTTTTCTCTTAA
- a CDS encoding acetyl-CoA carboxylase biotin carboxyl carrier protein subunit codes for MTEANISGKTFVVKTGKKGYVINGSELDPDLKKLHPRLWHVLHKNSSVKVFVNKVDKEKRTVELVVNGKAVEVKLKTRAEQLLKSIGMEGAMVKKVDSLRAPMPGLVHSIHVQEGTEVKEGEAVMILEAMKMENVIKSPTDGIISKIHVNEKDSVEKNAIMLSFS; via the coding sequence ATGACAGAAGCAAATATTTCCGGAAAGACCTTCGTAGTAAAAACAGGAAAAAAAGGATATGTGATTAATGGATCCGAATTAGATCCTGATTTGAAAAAACTACATCCTCGTCTCTGGCATGTTTTGCATAAGAATAGTTCGGTAAAGGTATTTGTAAATAAGGTTGATAAAGAAAAACGCACGGTTGAGCTGGTAGTAAACGGTAAAGCCGTAGAAGTAAAGCTCAAGACCCGAGCTGAACAATTGCTGAAATCCATTGGAATGGAAGGTGCGATGGTAAAAAAGGTCGATTCCCTGCGAGCTCCAATGCCTGGTTTGGTTCACAGTATTCATGTGCAGGAAGGTACAGAAGTAAAAGAAGGAGAGGCGGTCATGATTCTGGAAGCCATGAAGATGGAAAATGTCATCAAATCTCCTACCGATGGCATCATTAGCAAAATCCATGTAAATGAAAAAGACTCTGTAGAAAAGAATGCAATCATGCTAAGCTTTTCCTGA
- a CDS encoding GNAT family N-acetyltransferase, producing MSNRVPVLTYYLEMLEAPENYISPPDQKLHILQSENPSIDFYLYIYNRVGSKYNWVDRNIMSREELAKIISSEGVEIHILYESGSPAGFVELDFRQEGVCELAYFGLLPEYTGMGLGKYFLGWAIRKAWTKDINRLWVHTCELDHPAALPTYQKAGFKLYEEKEVMQENSD from the coding sequence ATGTCGAATAGAGTACCTGTGCTGACTTATTATCTGGAAATGCTTGAGGCTCCTGAAAATTATATTTCTCCTCCAGATCAAAAGTTACATATTCTTCAATCAGAAAATCCCTCAATAGATTTTTATCTATACATATATAATAGAGTAGGTTCAAAGTATAACTGGGTGGACCGAAATATCATGTCTCGCGAAGAACTGGCAAAAATCATCAGTTCTGAGGGAGTCGAGATTCATATATTATATGAGTCTGGTTCTCCTGCAGGTTTTGTCGAGCTGGATTTTAGACAGGAAGGTGTGTGTGAGTTGGCTTACTTTGGGCTTCTACCTGAGTATACGGGTATGGGCCTGGGTAAATACTTTTTAGGTTGGGCGATCCGGAAAGCCTGGACCAAAGATATCAATCGTCTCTGGGTTCATACCTGTGAGTTGGATCATCCTGCAGCACTCCCCACTTACCAAAAGGCAGGCTTCAAACTTTATGAGGAAAAAGAGGTGATGCAGGAGAATTCTGACTGA
- a CDS encoding gliding motility-associated C-terminal domain-containing protein — translation MNPKSHYSTFTSCISYIPTAISPNGDGINDQFRVQCECDLETYSLQIFNISEEVVYASSDAKAQWNGKFKGTPVPIGKYTWIIEYQAQNGQKALREGELVLIR, via the coding sequence GTGAATCCAAAATCCCATTACTCCACATTTACCTCCTGTATATCATATATTCCAACTGCTATCTCTCCAAATGGAGATGGTATCAATGATCAATTCCGCGTACAATGCGAATGTGATCTTGAAACCTATTCCCTGCAGATATTCAATATTTCTGAAGAAGTAGTGTATGCTAGTTCAGATGCGAAAGCTCAATGGAACGGAAAGTTTAAAGGAACTCCCGTGCCCATAGGTAAGTATACCTGGATCATTGAGTATCAGGCTCAGAATGGCCAGAAGGCTTTGAGAGAGGGAGAGTTGGTCTTGATTAGATAA
- a CDS encoding RsmE family RNA methyltransferase: MQIFLLQTEDEVKARLDEQESRHCIKVLRHTSGDEIHCIDGKGNMYVCRIEEANPKACTLHILSKVPEWGEKAGKIILAISPLRLKDRFEWALEKAVELGVDQIQPIICQRTDQFKSKLKRPRLETLLLTASKQCKRSRIPQLLEAKDFSSFVEEQSYAYSLMAFCESEDLIQHHTDTLKASEEICMIIGPEGDFSPEECEKAKKKGIPLISLGESRLRTETAAIYALSSLKLIREY, translated from the coding sequence ATGCAAATCTTTCTCCTGCAAACCGAAGATGAAGTAAAGGCACGTCTGGATGAACAAGAAAGCCGTCACTGTATAAAGGTACTTAGACATACATCCGGAGATGAGATTCATTGCATTGATGGAAAAGGGAATATGTATGTCTGCCGAATTGAGGAAGCCAATCCCAAAGCCTGTACACTTCATATTTTGTCTAAAGTCCCCGAATGGGGCGAAAAAGCCGGTAAAATCATACTTGCTATTTCCCCTCTCCGCCTAAAGGACCGCTTCGAATGGGCCCTGGAAAAGGCTGTAGAATTGGGAGTAGATCAAATACAACCGATCATCTGTCAGCGTACAGATCAATTCAAAAGTAAACTGAAAAGGCCCCGTCTGGAGACTCTCCTTCTTACAGCCAGCAAACAGTGTAAGCGTTCACGGATTCCTCAATTACTTGAGGCAAAAGACTTCTCTTCTTTTGTCGAGGAGCAATCCTATGCCTATAGCCTCATGGCCTTTTGTGAGTCTGAAGATCTGATCCAGCATCATACAGATACCCTTAAAGCCAGCGAAGAAATATGCATGATTATCGGTCCGGAAGGAGATTTTAGCCCGGAAGAATGTGAAAAGGCCAAAAAGAAAGGAATCCCGCTGATCAGTTTAGGAGAAAGTCGATTACGTACGGAAACTGCCGCTATCTATGCCCTTTCTTCCTTAAAACTTATCCGGGAATATTAA
- a CDS encoding uroporphyrinogen-III synthase, whose translation MSEQQVVSNPVKSILISQPSPTDQNSPYFRLAKKWNIKIDFRKFIQVEGVNLNEFRKQGLNPLDFTGIIFTSKVAVDHFFRLINEMRVEMPADTKYFCVGEATSKYLQKYIVIRKRKLFVGERRAIDLMPYLTKHKNEKFLFPCSNVHRKELPNQMIEKGMDLIEAVIYRTVNADLSDLKDIYYDMICFFSPSGIKSLYKNFPDFEQNKTRIAVFGPTTAKEARSHDLRVDVEAPKPNMPSMTAAIERYLRDIGQEDAL comes from the coding sequence ATGAGTGAGCAGCAAGTAGTAAGCAATCCGGTAAAGAGTATTCTCATTTCACAACCCTCGCCAACAGATCAGAATTCCCCCTATTTCAGACTTGCTAAGAAATGGAATATCAAAATTGATTTCCGGAAATTCATACAGGTAGAAGGGGTAAACCTTAACGAATTTCGAAAACAGGGACTCAATCCTCTGGACTTTACGGGTATTATTTTTACTAGTAAAGTAGCCGTTGATCACTTTTTCAGGTTGATCAACGAGATGCGGGTAGAGATGCCTGCAGATACCAAATACTTTTGCGTAGGTGAAGCAACCTCCAAATACCTCCAAAAATATATCGTCATCCGCAAGCGTAAATTGTTTGTAGGAGAAAGAAGGGCTATTGACCTTATGCCTTATCTCACAAAGCATAAGAATGAGAAGTTCCTTTTCCCTTGTAGCAATGTGCACAGAAAGGAACTTCCCAATCAGATGATCGAAAAGGGAATGGATCTTATCGAGGCAGTTATCTATCGTACGGTCAATGCAGATCTCTCAGATCTGAAAGACATTTATTATGATATGATCTGCTTTTTCTCCCCTTCAGGCATAAAATCTCTGTATAAGAATTTCCCGGATTTCGAACAAAACAAAACCCGGATCGCGGTCTTCGGTCCTACGACTGCAAAAGAGGCCAGATCCCATGATCTCAGGGTAGATGTCGAAGCTCCTAAACCCAATATGCCCTCCATGACAGCCGCTATAGAGCGCTATCTGAGAGATATAGGGCAGGAGGACGCTCTGTAA
- a CDS encoding type IX secretion system membrane protein PorP/SprF — MRIFVLVAILLGALTFSAVGQTFVQNTMHPFSRFLYNPAAAGTKMPGTEYRSTLTLLGRQQWLGLDGAPRLISAMYSTPLQGISSAVGASIIRDEQGPLSTTGLNVAYAYQLKFGEESGAARLSFGINGGFLQKSLNGEFIYDNRAGDDPVVPLGTFSSSTVVPSLGAGIFYTGTDDKFFVGLSGQDLLEPEIEDLLLTSGVGPASKVARSFYLMGGYTFDLQNDMSLQPVVMLKTDGVGQPQYDVSLYWRYKPMVFGVSNRFNTNSYESVSGILGFNVLDRTFVGYSFDFTVNALSRGRDVNSHEIIVSWAFPGASSNPGKLQDIDSERLKDPIN, encoded by the coding sequence ATGAGAATCTTTGTTTTAGTAGCTATTTTGCTGGGTGCCCTGACTTTTTCTGCGGTCGGACAGACGTTTGTACAGAACACGATGCATCCGTTTAGTCGTTTTCTTTACAATCCCGCTGCAGCTGGTACAAAAATGCCAGGTACAGAATACAGAAGTACTTTGACACTATTAGGACGACAGCAATGGCTGGGCCTCGATGGAGCTCCCCGATTGATCAGTGCTATGTACAGCACACCCCTTCAGGGGATCAGTAGTGCAGTTGGCGCATCAATTATTCGCGATGAGCAAGGACCTCTTTCGACAACTGGCCTGAATGTTGCGTATGCATATCAGTTGAAATTCGGAGAAGAGTCTGGTGCAGCCAGATTGAGTTTTGGAATAAATGGAGGATTTTTACAAAAATCATTAAATGGAGAATTCATTTATGATAACAGAGCCGGAGATGATCCGGTAGTTCCTCTAGGTACCTTTTCATCAAGTACAGTTGTTCCAAGTCTGGGTGCCGGGATCTTTTATACCGGAACTGATGACAAGTTCTTTGTTGGTTTATCTGGTCAGGATTTACTTGAACCAGAAATTGAAGACCTCCTCCTTACTTCCGGAGTTGGACCAGCTTCAAAGGTGGCACGAAGTTTCTATTTAATGGGTGGTTACACTTTTGATCTGCAAAATGATATGAGTTTACAACCTGTGGTGATGTTAAAAACAGATGGAGTTGGGCAGCCACAGTATGATGTAAGTCTATACTGGAGATATAAGCCGATGGTCTTTGGAGTTTCTAACCGCTTTAATACAAATTCTTATGAGTCTGTAAGTGGAATTTTAGGCTTCAATGTGCTGGATAGGACATTTGTGGGGTATTCATTTGACTTTACCGTTAACGCCCTAAGTAGGGGAAGAGACGTTAACTCACATGAAATAATAGTATCATGGGCCTTTCCGGGAGCTAGTTCAAATCCTGGTAAACTTCAGGATATTGATTCTGAAAGACTCAAAGACCCAATCAACTAA
- a CDS encoding SUMF1/EgtB/PvdO family nonheme iron enzyme — protein sequence MKKAFLSLTVLAFIASGCGLFGGKGTGHHGELTGVTDRLEWDQYQPMGMVFVTPGSFHMGQNDQDVPYSQIAHNRQITISGYFMDEFEITNNQYRQFVYGPSANEANAFQQNGALDTIDPILQEIIIPDTTVWIRDFAYAYNEPLMENYFWHPAFDNYPVVGVNWYAAQEFCKWRTLHLNQYREEKELPAMPRFRLPTEAEWEYGARGGYEHKIFPWESPYLRNSKGCFLANFKPGRGDYIADNFEYTSPVGAYFPNEYGLWDMPGNVAEWCEDDFEETGYRYAHDLNPVYYDRDRFPDEVRIPGGGKIRKVIRGGSWKDIGYFLSCGTRSFEYADTAKSFIGFRTAVTVIGRSGAAGNF from the coding sequence ATGAAAAAGGCATTTCTCTCACTCACCGTCTTGGCATTCATCGCTTCAGGCTGTGGGCTTTTCGGCGGCAAAGGAACTGGACACCATGGTGAACTGACTGGCGTAACAGACAGACTCGAATGGGATCAGTACCAGCCTATGGGCATGGTATTCGTAACCCCTGGTAGTTTCCACATGGGACAAAATGACCAGGACGTTCCTTACTCCCAAATTGCCCACAATCGCCAGATTACGATCAGTGGGTATTTCATGGATGAATTTGAGATTACTAACAATCAGTATCGTCAATTCGTTTATGGACCTTCTGCTAATGAAGCTAATGCATTCCAGCAAAACGGTGCCCTTGACACTATAGACCCCATTTTGCAGGAAATCATCATTCCCGACACTACTGTCTGGATTCGTGATTTTGCATATGCATACAATGAGCCACTAATGGAAAACTATTTCTGGCATCCTGCTTTCGACAACTATCCGGTTGTTGGAGTAAACTGGTATGCTGCACAGGAATTCTGTAAATGGCGTACCCTTCACCTGAACCAGTACAGAGAAGAGAAAGAATTGCCTGCAATGCCTCGTTTCCGTCTCCCTACAGAAGCTGAATGGGAATATGGTGCAAGAGGTGGATATGAGCACAAAATCTTCCCATGGGAGAGCCCATATCTAAGAAATAGCAAAGGGTGTTTCCTTGCAAACTTTAAACCTGGTAGAGGAGATTACATTGCGGATAATTTTGAATATACGTCTCCTGTTGGAGCTTACTTCCCCAACGAATACGGACTCTGGGATATGCCTGGAAACGTTGCAGAATGGTGTGAAGATGACTTCGAAGAAACAGGTTACAGATATGCACATGATCTAAACCCTGTATACTATGATCGCGATCGCTTCCCGGATGAAGTAAGAATTCCCGGTGGTGGCAAAATCCGCAAAGTTATTCGCGGTGGATCATGGAAAGATATAGGATACTTCCTCTCTTGTGGTACTCGTTCTTTCGAGTATGCAGATACAGCTAAGTCCTTCATTGGATTCCGTACTGCAGTAACAGTTATCGGACGCTCAGGCGCCGCTGGTAACTTCTAA
- the gldL gene encoding gliding motility protein GldL, protein MARKKGLLKSRGAQVTMNFIYGAAAAVVIVGALFKILHWEGANEMLIIGMFTEAFVFLISAIDPPSEEYEWERVYPVLADDSMVGDTLVDTTWTQDVKNLDGAVFGELSTTLTGLNDNVSKLSSVTDAAGATNEYASKIKEASSKIESLNQSYSIAVDSMSGFANAATDAQAYHEQVQTITRNLSSLNSIYELELQDAKTHLKSLNQFYASMGEAMQSMAEASTDAQQYKEGMEVLNKNLQRLNNVYGNMLSAMAGGTN, encoded by the coding sequence ATGGCAAGAAAAAAAGGTTTATTAAAGTCGCGTGGAGCGCAGGTAACCATGAACTTCATTTATGGTGCCGCTGCAGCAGTGGTAATCGTAGGAGCCCTTTTTAAAATATTACACTGGGAAGGGGCGAATGAAATGCTGATCATCGGAATGTTTACAGAAGCATTCGTATTCTTGATCTCAGCTATCGATCCACCTTCAGAAGAATATGAATGGGAAAGAGTATATCCTGTCCTTGCTGATGACTCTATGGTAGGTGATACATTAGTTGATACTACCTGGACGCAGGATGTAAAAAATCTCGACGGCGCTGTATTTGGAGAACTCTCCACTACACTTACCGGACTCAATGATAATGTATCCAAGCTTTCAAGCGTTACTGACGCTGCTGGTGCAACCAATGAGTATGCAAGCAAAATCAAAGAAGCTTCTAGCAAAATCGAAAGCCTGAATCAAAGCTATTCTATCGCTGTTGATTCTATGTCTGGATTCGCTAATGCTGCAACTGATGCGCAAGCCTACCACGAGCAGGTTCAAACTATCACTCGCAACCTGAGCTCTCTGAACTCTATCTATGAGCTTGAATTGCAAGATGCCAAGACTCACCTGAAGTCTTTGAACCAGTTCTACGCCAGCATGGGTGAAGCTATGCAAAGCATGGCTGAAGCTTCTACGGATGCTCAGCAATACAAAGAAGGAATGGAAGTTCTGAACAAGAATTTGCAGCGCCTGAACAATGTTTACGGTAACATGCTTTCAGCTATGGCTGGTGGTACCAACTAA
- a CDS encoding GldM family protein gives MMYLVLLALLALNVSAEILNAFQVFKDKLGTSALEANANSGDFMALMKETINEEIKNEGKRSNEGLLDTLDQIKGQTSEIIGKINGHISHLENEIIKRDPETNKLVNLGETEKNIQYWLGQGDSQEANDGRGEGEAYKLHQELDGYVKYLVDMYNAQLKDQSQRLNLPEELLTSDAKPEDTQDGEPKTWELFTFEGPAIANTAMLEKIKLDIYEKEKSLLDLLNSRLGVATFKADKVVDINAPISTIVPAGLQFQTKLYVAMSSSQIQPKFSSSSGSIKVEEDGGALLTIGARGGSIPKGRNEGKQSYTYTVQVPKATGGFETINKTAEFVVRKPEVVITSAAIQILYSQCGNDVNIDVPALGDQYNPSVSVNNGSVIPNKKSKKKFRIVPTGRTARVAVSSVTNGQKLLIGNVDYKVIRPPKPGIDMRVNGKQVKGPVSKSSRVQVRLTADADFASALPQDARYGIGSVEVKAQLSLGPPTTVNRVNTAGKDALKPINITMGTQVRQARAGTAVYIILNDIYRTNFQNKRIVDKRFSEVERTLQVVVK, from the coding sequence ATGATGTACCTCGTGTTGCTCGCACTACTTGCCTTGAACGTAAGTGCCGAGATTCTGAATGCCTTCCAGGTATTCAAGGATAAACTGGGCACATCAGCTCTGGAAGCAAATGCAAATTCCGGAGACTTCATGGCATTGATGAAAGAAACCATCAATGAAGAGATCAAGAACGAAGGAAAACGTTCCAATGAAGGCTTGCTGGATACCCTGGATCAAATCAAAGGGCAAACCAGCGAAATCATCGGCAAGATCAATGGACATATTAGCCACCTCGAAAATGAGATCATCAAACGTGATCCAGAAACCAACAAATTGGTAAACCTCGGTGAAACTGAGAAGAACATCCAATATTGGTTAGGACAGGGAGATTCTCAAGAGGCCAATGACGGAAGAGGAGAAGGAGAAGCATACAAGCTTCACCAGGAGTTGGATGGTTATGTAAAATATCTGGTTGACATGTATAATGCTCAACTTAAGGACCAATCTCAAAGACTGAATCTTCCGGAAGAATTGCTCACTTCTGATGCAAAGCCTGAAGACACTCAGGACGGAGAACCCAAAACCTGGGAACTCTTTACTTTCGAAGGTCCTGCTATTGCAAACACTGCAATGCTTGAGAAAATCAAACTGGATATCTACGAAAAAGAAAAATCACTGCTTGACCTGCTCAACTCTCGTTTGGGAGTAGCAACCTTTAAAGCAGATAAAGTTGTTGATATCAACGCACCAATTTCTACCATCGTTCCTGCTGGTTTGCAATTCCAAACCAAGCTATATGTAGCGATGTCTTCCAGCCAAATCCAACCTAAGTTCTCTAGTAGCTCCGGTTCGATCAAAGTTGAAGAAGATGGTGGTGCATTGTTGACCATTGGGGCAAGAGGCGGCTCTATCCCTAAAGGAAGAAACGAAGGAAAACAGTCATACACTTATACTGTTCAGGTACCTAAGGCTACTGGTGGATTCGAAACCATCAATAAAACAGCTGAATTTGTGGTTCGTAAGCCAGAGGTTGTAATTACTTCTGCTGCTATCCAGATCCTGTACTCTCAGTGTGGTAATGATGTAAACATTGATGTTCCTGCTTTGGGAGATCAATACAATCCCTCTGTTTCTGTCAATAATGGATCTGTGATTCCTAATAAAAAATCCAAGAAGAAATTCCGGATTGTACCTACAGGAAGAACTGCAAGAGTTGCTGTTAGCAGTGTTACAAATGGACAGAAGCTCCTGATTGGAAACGTGGATTACAAAGTAATTCGTCCTCCCAAACCAGGAATCGATATGCGTGTAAACGGAAAACAAGTTAAAGGACCTGTTTCTAAATCTAGTAGGGTTCAGGTAAGACTTACTGCTGATGCTGACTTTGCATCTGCGCTTCCTCAAGACGCAAGATATGGAATTGGTAGTGTTGAAGTTAAAGCTCAGCTTTCTCTCGGACCACCAACCACAGTGAATCGTGTAAATACAGCTGGTAAAGATGCCTTGAAGCCCATCAACATTACTATGGGTACACAAGTAAGGCAGGCGCGCGCAGGTACCGCTGTTTACATCATCCTGAATGATATCTATAGAACAAATTTCCAAAACAAACGCATCGTGGATAAGCGTTTCTCTGAAGTAGAGAGAACTCTCCAGGTGGTTGTTAAATAA